The window AAATGAACATATTCATCATTATCAGTCTATCAATCAACAATACTATTATTAAGTAGCATACCAAACACAATATCAACAATCAATTTATTCACTCCTCCGTATAAGGAACTACACACGTACAAAATACTACGTGCCACTATCAATTGAATACCCAACACATTTAATTTGACACATAAGTAGTTAGTACTAGCAAACGGGACTTAAACACGCAGTAGTTTGTGTTTACGTGTACAGGATTTAATTGGTCATGAACATGAATGTACGCGTTGAATCGTAATAAAGGTTGGGTGTCGTGTTACCTATTACATTTTGTTCACATCTAATAGACTTGTAGTTAGttgaaataatagaaaaaatgaCTTATGTATGATTGATGCATCGTTTAGaggaaaacaaacataaatagtCATGAGATTTTCCCAGGAGTATGTGGTTATCAACAGAGAGTCATAGTAGGAATAGAAAAATGCAGATACTTAGGTACTTCCTTCCGACGAAGGTCACGGGATCAGCGCTGCTGTTTTTCTGAGTACTTATTTGTTCAGTAATTTTTACATTTGTCTCCATCGCGACTTTTGTTCTTATATAGTGAATATTATCAATAAACAGCAAGCAACGTagtctttattattttgctagTCCTAAACACTAGACCCGAGATCGTAGATACGAGAAACCTACTATTTATATGTAAACTCCTAGAGGAAATAACACCATTctataattgttttcttttattcttcTAGCCCTGAACACATGGGTCTGCTCGACCCGGCGACTTCCGACGGCCGTGTGATCTTCTTCTTGCCGTGGCTGAAGGGCACCATCGCCGGCACCACCGACATGCCGTGCAACGTCACGCACAACCCCAAACCCACTGAAGACGAGATCCTCTTCATTCTTACAGAAGTTAAGAACTATTTGAACCCGGATGTTGaaggtttgtattttttactttcgcATTCCATAGATTaaagtttttttgtgtaaatttgaTACTTGATAGGTTTTAGATATACTTAGGTTTTACATTGAccaattataaattagaaaagaaggAATGAttcactgtattttttttcctaatagTTTTTTTGGAAACCAAGATAAAAGACTGTTCTGGTTGCAGGAaggaaaagaaaatgtatattaaatccaaataaatcgattgactttaattttaaaccattaactattgatttataagttaaagttaagaaatattttcacatataattatatttctactcTTAATTTTCCAGTACGTCGCGGTGACGTGCTCTCAGCCTGGTCGGGCATCAGACCGCTGGTATCAGACCCGAACAAGCCCGACACACAGTCCCTCGCACGTAACCACATCGTGCACGTGTCACCTTCGGGTCTTGTCACCATCGCTGGCGGCAAATGGACTACGTACCGTTCTATGGCCTCGGAGACTATTGACGCTGCTATTGAAAGTGAGTACTtgttagattatttttgttttttgggaGTGAAGATATGTTTGAAATGTGGAGGGTTGTGgaacttttcaatttattgttgcGTATAGCTTAGTTAGAAAAATATCCTTATTTTTGAGACAGTTAATGGCCGCATTTAACGTTCTGGtggatatgttactgtaaaagcccgaacggtggtaaatcctaagattttccggtataacctaagatttaccaactcgcaatggtaaaagtccgaacaattcttttatttcgaacttttacctatattcacttgatgatatcgagatgtcgccggagccccgcttcgcggggctcctccttctgggtggttaaaaaaaaataaccacgaaggctaaggtgggagtttcgcttcgctcgctcccaccttagccttctaacctaacctacccatgtcgctatgcccaaaactccttcttcataactatgtcacagtatataattataccgtgaaatagttataaacatagtaatgaaggaggatttttttatatatcgtaacatagtttttaaactggcttgttcggacttttaccattgagagttggtaaatcttaggttttaccggaaaatcttaggatttaccacagttcgggcttttacagtaacagatataCTTATATCGATAGGTGATTTGTAAATTACATTAGCTTCaattcaagaaaatacttggttgTAAGACTATTTGACGGGGTTAATATAAGAAAACTTTGTGTCAAGTACAATTCCAATTGAGATAAAGGTAATATTTGCTTGAGAAAAATCAGAATTATATGTACAGTACACTGAACTTAAAACTGCTCTTGTATTATTTCCAGGCGCCAATCTAAAACCACTGTTCCGCGAGTGCCAGACTGACGGGTTCTTAATAGAAGGTGCCCACGGATGGACCCCTACCATGTACATCAGATTAGTACAAGATTTCGGTCTTGAGATGGAAGTGAGTATtgtattcttaaaaaaacagttttatagaGATTTTCTTTCTTAAATCGAAGTAGTTAACACTAGACCTTTTGAATTAGATAAGGAAAGTTTGGTTAATTTGGATATAATAAAAGCTGTGATAAGAAAAACCAAATTTTGTGggtttaagttaattttagacaatattctttaaattatatatgGTGTGTTTCAGGCAGCACAGCACTTGGCTAAGTCGTACGGTGACCGCGCGTTCGCTGTCGCTAAGATGGCAGCCATGACCGGCAAGAGGTGGCCTATCATCGGCAAGAAGGTGCACCCCGAGTTCCCCTACATTGATGCTGAAATCAGGTAggaatattatttcatttattgctTGGGGACTAATTcgtttagattataattattcatcCAATTCATCCtgtatttgataataaaaaataaaaaggttaataccttatttctgtaaaatatcTTCTGTGCTTGTAACGGTCTTTGACTAAATCGATTAGGACACAATGTAGCAAGTTAACAAATATTAGAATTTTTCGCGTCATAGTTACGGCGCATTTTAAAATCAGGAAATAATGTAAACTATTAAAATCACTGAAAttagtatacataataataatataatatattgtgtatagGTACGGCGTGCGCGAGTACGCGTGCACGGCGGTGGACATGATCGCGCGGCGCCTGCGCCTCGCCTTCCTCAACGTGCAGGCCGCGGCCGAGGCGCTGCCCACCATCGTCGACATCATGGCCGAGGAGCTCAACTGGAGCGACGCCGAGAAGAAGGTACTTACACCATAGTGTTTTAAGGGTTATAGGTGATaccacataaatatattttttttggacaaATCTGACAATGATAGCGTGTCCAGACACATTTCCCGTAAACGGGGTGAAATTCAGAAAACTACACCGACATTCGCCACctgttaacatttttttccaaaatccCAACGGCATTAAGCTTAACTCATTATTGTCCAAATGatggtaataaaatgtttcataccTTACAAAGTTCCTACTACCTAATACTacaaacacaacaaaacaatTCACAAATAATCACTAAattatgctttattttattacagaaacAAATGAAGGATGCCAGCGAGTTCTTGGCCAACGAGATGGGACAGATGGTGAACCGCGCCAGCCGCGACAAGATCCCCATCAACCTGAGCAAGGACGAGATCCAGACCTACATCAAACGGTTCCAGATCATTGACAAGGACAGGAAGGGCTTCGTGTCTATTAACGATATTAGGAGGAGTCTTAAGGTATGGATGCGATCCAATCATTTTAATATAGGAATAAAATATATCCTAGTTTTCACTTTTGAGGTTAGTAAGTGTGAAATACTTAAATTGATCATTTTAGGTTGTAATAGGGAGGCTTTAGTCAAGCTGCAACCCTTATAAATGACAGGAAATTAAAGACGGATAAGTTTGTTAACTCTCTATGTTTTATGTTGTACTCCCCAGCAAGAAGGGCCGGACCGCAGAAAGGCGGGACagttccataaaaaaaaattgtaaaatgagAAGAGGCCGACAAAAGGGCCATGATGGGTTCGAGTCCCATATTTTCAAAGAATTGTGAATCAAAGAGGGGCcactaagaaaaaaatatactataactaaaaatatttttctaaactgACACTGCCGATTCTAGAGTATGGGTGTGAAACCAAGTGAGGACGAAATAAGGTCGATATTGTCAGAGATTGACGTCACGTACCACGGCCAGTTGGAAATACAGGACTACCTGCAGGTAGACAAAGTTGCATTCAGCTGGTATATATTATGTCATGCAGTCGTGGTCAACGTCCGGGTTATATGGggtgtttgttttaatattatgcaCAAAAAGACCGTAAGATAAAAAAGCtgtttttctagaaaaataatgtacaaaatattgacGATGAATTTAAATATGGATCGATTTGAAGTGCATAATGTTAAAATGATGTGTATGGAATTTTTATCACAGATATTTCCCTGTTGTTTCCTTAGACTTCGGATCTTTTCTATATTTAGTCATACCTATTATTTCTACGGAAGTTAAAATGTGTCTATAACAAAAATTCCATTACACTATTCATGTCATGTCCATTGTGATCGCTTGAAATCGGAGTTTTCCCACAGAATTACGGCGAGGAGGTGACCGGAGAACAATTGCACGAAATATTGAAAGAGATCGACACTAACATGAACGGACAAGTCGAACTCGACGAGTACCTGCAGGTCTATACTTTGTCATGTGTGGCTTTAGTTAATGAGatatgttcgtgtaataattttgCTAAAGATGCTgcaagttcgtgtattattttgataagcTTTTTTATGAATTGGTTTGAGAGTTGTAGATAATCGCATGAAAGCGTGTGCCTcctacaatttatataaatgcaTTATGATGTACGCATCATACcggttttgtttttgttgctatgctaaaaataaatacgtaaattAGATGCATGAAATTCACAGAGGACAAATAGTACAAACAGTCATCGTAAAATACCCGAAACGCTATTCAAATATTCAGGCGCCAAGTGGGTTAAAACTGTACGTTTGATAGTTATGGTTTGGCAACATTTCAAATAGATTGCCATCAAGAATTGAGTAGGCGTTGAGAACAATATTGAGTCTGAGAATGAGTTATTTCGGTTTTACTCCactgttaattatttctagtcataataaatcaaattcatTTGATTTGAATTAAGAATATGATGAATAAGTCGactggtaaaaaataaaaacacgataataaaaaaagtgaacagttttgaattaaaaacattaactatAGCCCAGAGTGTAGGTTATGGTTTTTCgcatgtattttcttttttggttATGGTCCTTGTCTTTCATTTCTATACgctattaatttaatgttttcaaTCTTCATAATTCATTGAACTTCATAAATGCTTGGCTTCTTTCTCGtatgcttatttttattttattcttaaatatgtTGTAAGGTAAGTGGGTGTAGGATTTTATATACCAACTAATTTACAATGTATATATGAATGTAGATTACCTAACAACTTCTTTAGAATGACTACAATAGaattaaactattatttgtaCATCCTTTTCTTTATGTATCTTTACTTTTTAATCTTTGGCTGTTATTTGACCGACTTGTGcactaacaaataaattatacaacttcttattcataaacgcaaagatatattattatgtaaagaaaaaaGCATTATTTGCtgcaacataataatacaaacaatCCTGTTAACCCACTATCCACCAAGTTCAAAGCTTGCGTTGTTCGTGGACTTAGTTGACTGATGAAACAAAGTTACCACTACTTATTCAGGTATATATGTAGCATTGTCAATCAAAAATTcaactaaaaaaaatgtgctaCAAACACTTGCGTTTATGAATAAGGTTTTACCTAACACTTCCCTCAACTTTTAGACCAAAGCTAATGTATTTGCCACGTCACACAGATGATGTCCGCGATCAAGTCTGGCCACGTGGCGTACTCGAGGTTCGCGCGCATGGCTGAGATGGAGGAGGAGCACCACGAGCGTGAGACGCTGGCCAAGAAGATCTCCGTCGAGAGGAGCGGCGGTGGCCTGTAGACATTACGATAtggtaatatatgtatactagcggacccgacagatgttgtcctgtctacacgttattaaaaaattaaaaattaattaaaaaatctttatccagcggacaaaattgtgaatctaaaccattctcagatccccttgaacacacacaaaaaatttcatcaaaatcggtccagtcgtttaagagaagttcagtgacatacacacttacagaagaattatatgtaCAAAGATgttgttatacattttttttatctagcctaattctgtgtcccactgctgagcaagggtctatacaaataaataaagtaaaacctGACACAGATGAGGTCTTCTCTTtggaatgagagaggggttagacCTCGGATCCATCGCTTAAAGAAAAAGTGCCTAAGACGGGCCTATTTTATTTAGCtaagatttttttcaagaatTAATTCCTTGACCCTATTTAGGAGATTAGGAATCAGCTCAAAATTATTCAAGACCATAAACTAAAAGCTATAATATTTAACAGTAGAAATACGTATTATGTccagaataataaattataagattGAAGACTACAGTTAGAAAGTTTAGCTGTAAAAGATTTGAAATGGCTGCATAAATACACCGTATACTTGCAATAGTATTCATAACTTCATAAGCATACCAAATAGTAAACTGGTACACTAAGTACTAGTAATGCCACCTAGTAGTGTTCCAAAGTAACTACACATGACCGTGAGACGGGggaactttaaataaattacacacTACCGATCGATGAGACCTTGATTGAGGCCTACTTGAGGCTAAACGTGATTCAGCAATGCGTGTTTCCAATACATTAAGATCTGTACGAATACAATTACTTATGTGaagattgatttgattttaaatgaacAAGTTATCGTTTTTATCgctgttttaaatatgtaaGGCTTTAAGTATATTCTGATAGTCTATACCAGAAATTTTGACAGCCAAAATAGCCTATGCCCTTCTCCGGGACATACCCTAATTTAACTAACCGACAATTGTTACAGTCGTATGGATAatgaattttattctttttcagATGTGAGTACCGAAATCATCGCAAC of the Anticarsia gemmatalis isolate Benzon Research Colony breed Stoneville strain chromosome 3, ilAntGemm2 primary, whole genome shotgun sequence genome contains:
- the Gpo1 gene encoding glycerophosphate oxidase 1 isoform X1 is translated as MSRRRLLIGGAAGVAGAAVAAWAIGADDSPVLWYKPATVSAKTERKKRPLPSRNDQIANLQAGHVYDILIIGGGATGAGCALDACTRGLRTAMVEADDFASGTSSRSTKLIHGGVRYLQKAIMQLDYEQYKMVKEALHERANMLEVAPHLTRPLPILLPVYKWWQVPYYWFGIKMYDLVAGDRNVKSSYYLSKKNTLELFPMLKSDNLCGGIVYYDGQQDDARMNLAIALTAARHGATIANHVKCTKLYKTAGKLSGARLKDEMSGKEWDVKAKCIINATGPFTDSIRKMDDSTIKEICCPSSGVHIVLPGYYSPEHMGLLDPATSDGRVIFFLPWLKGTIAGTTDMPCNVTHNPKPTEDEILFILTEVKNYLNPDVEVRRGDVLSAWSGIRPLVSDPNKPDTQSLARNHIVHVSPSGLVTIAGGKWTTYRSMASETIDAAIESANLKPLFRECQTDGFLIEGAHGWTPTMYIRLVQDFGLEMEAAQHLAKSYGDRAFAVAKMAAMTGKRWPIIGKKVHPEFPYIDAEIRYGVREYACTAVDMIARRLRLAFLNVQAAAEALPTIVDIMAEELNWSDAEKKKQMKDASEFLANEMGQMVNRASRDKIPINLSKDEIQTYIKRFQIIDKDRKGFVSINDIRRSLKNYGEEVTGEQLHEILKEIDTNMNGQVELDEYLQMMSAIKSGHVAYSRFARMAEMEEEHHERETLAKKISVERSGGGL
- the Gpo1 gene encoding glycerophosphate oxidase 1 isoform X2, with the translated sequence MSRRRLLIGGAAGVAGAAVAAWAIGADDSPVLWYKPATVSAKTERKKRPLPSRNDQIANLQAGHVYDILIIGGGATGAGCALDACTRGLRTAMVEADDFASGTSSRSTKLIHGGVRYLQKAIMQLDYEQYKMVKEALHERANMLEVAPHLTRPLPILLPVYKWWQVPYYWFGIKMYDLVAGDRNVKSSYYLSKKNTLELFPMLKSDNLCGGIVYYDGQQDDARMNLAIALTAARHGATIANHVKCTKLYKTAGKLSGARLKDEMSGKEWDVKAKCIINATGPFTDSIRKMDDSTIKEICCPSSGVHIVLPGYYSPEHMGLLDPATSDGRVIFFLPWLKGTIAGTTDMPCNVTHNPKPTEDEILFILTEVKNYLNPDVEVRRGDVLSAWSGIRPLVSDPNKPDTQSLARNHIVHVSPSGLVTIAGGKWTTYRSMASETIDAAIESANLKPLFRECQTDGFLIEGAHGWTPTMYIRLVQDFGLEMEAAQHLAKSYGDRAFAVAKMAAMTGKRWPIIGKKVHPEFPYIDAEIRYGVREYACTAVDMIARRLRLAFLNVQAAAEALPTIVDIMAEELNWSDAEKKKQMKDASEFLANEMGQMVNRASRDKIPINLSKDEIQTYIKRFQIIDKDRKGFVSINDIRRSLKSMGVKPSEDEIRSILSEIDVTYHGQLEIQDYLQMMSAIKSGHVAYSRFARMAEMEEEHHERETLAKKISVERSGGGL